In Desulfofustis limnaeus, the genomic stretch TATTGAAGATGACGAAATCTTGCAGGGATTTATTGAAGAATCGCTGGAACATCTCGCCGATATAGAAACCGATCTGCTGGCCATCGAAGAGACCGCGGAAAACATCGATGACGATCTGGTCAACAAGGTTTTCAGAGCCGCCCACTCGATAAAGGGGGGGGCGGGTTTCATGGGGTTGACGACCATTCAGGAATTGTCGCACGCCATGGAAAACGTGCTTGGCATGATCAGGGGCAAGACCCTCGTTCCCACCCCTGAGATCATTAACGTTCTGCTGCTGGCATCTGACCAGCTGCAGCAGATGATCGAAGATATCCAAAATTCCAACGAAGTGGATATCAAATCGCACCTGATCCCCCTCAACGCCATCGCCAACGGCGAGTTTTCCGCCGCTGCGACGCCCGGCAAACGCCAGGTCCGCGCATCACAGGCCACAGCCGAAGAAGCATCGTCGCCAAACGATCCGCCGGCAGCGAGCGGCGCCAACGAGTCATCAGCACCGACCACGACGTTCCAAACCGAGACCGAGCCGGACCGTGCACCGGCCGGTCTTGACCGGTCTGAGCAAGACGATGCCAACGATCCGCTCGACGTCGAGCAGCAGGAGGAACTGTTCGACGATTCAGGAGTCTTTTCTCCGCTCGAACACCTCACCCCCGGGAACAGCGCGAAAGAAAACGGATCCGCCGCCAAGGGGAAGGTGGAAACTTCGATCCGGGTCCACGTCAGCCTGCTTGACCAATTGATGACCCTGGCCGGGGAGCTGGTACTGAGTCGGAACCAGCTGCTGCAGACCATCGGCGGCGAAGATTTTCGCAATATGGAGGCGGTCGGCCAACGCATTGACCTGATCACCTCCGAGCTGCAGGAAGCGATCATGCTCACCCGCATGCAGCCGATCGGCAACGTCTTCAACAAATTCCCGCGGGTGGTCAGGGACTTGTCCAAAAAACTGGGCAAAAAAATAGACTTGACCATCATTGGCAAGGACGTGGAGTTGGACAAGACCATCATCGAAGCCATCAACGATCCCCTCACCCACCTGGTCAGGAACTCGGTGGACCATGGCATCGAGATGCCGGAGGAGCGCAAGAAGCTCGGCAAATCGGAAAGCGGCGTGGTCGTGCTCAAGGCCTTTCACGAAGCCGGCCAGGTGGTCATCGAAATAATTGACGACGGTCGGGGCATCGATGGCGATGCCCTGGCCGCCAGTGCAGTCAACAAGGGCCTGCTGACCGTCGAACAGACGCAGGCCATGAGCGAAAAGGAGAAGGTCAACCTGATTTTTCTCCCCGGCTTCTCCACCGCCAAACAGGTGACCGACGTCTCCGGACGCGGGGTCGGCATGGACGTGGTCAAGACCAACCTGGACCAGTTGGGCGGCCATGTGGATATCATCTCCGAGGTCGGACAGGGAACGACCATCTCCGTCAAGCTGCCGCTCACGCTAGCCATCATTCCCTGCCAGATCATCATGACCGGCGGCGAACGCTATGCCATCCCCCAGGTCAATCTCGAGGAGTTGCTGCGCATCCCCGCCCATCAGGTCAAAGAACGGATCGAACGGGTCGGCACCGCCGAGGTGGTCCGCCTGCGCGGCAACCTGCTGCCGCTGATTCGCCTGGCGGACGTGATCGGTGCCGATCGCACCTATTATGACCCGATGGAGGACTCCTTCAAGCGTGACCGGAGAAAACAAATCAGTGACCGGCGCAGCCAGGAATCGCCCCTGTTCCGCGACAAGGACAAAAAGCAGGACGAATCGGCTGCCGAAAGCAAAAGGCCCTCCAGGGCTCTCTCCGATCGCCGCGTCTCTCCGGCCAGCGCCCTCAATATCGTCGTCGTTTCCACCGGCTCCATCAAATACGGCCTGATCGTCGATAAGCTGCAGGATTCTGAAGAGATCGTCATCAAGCCGCTGGGCCGGCACCTGCAACAGTGTAAAGGTTATGCCGGTGCCACGATCATGGGCGACGGCCGCATCGCCTTGATCCTCGATGTCTCCAACCTGGCCCGAATGGCCAAGCTGACCTCGGTGGACGGCAGCGATCGGGCCACCGAACTGGCCCTGGCCGCCGAAGAAGCGGGCAAGGCCCGCAAGGACCGTCAGGCCCTGCTGGTCTTCAGAAGTGCCGACGACGAGCAGTTCGCCGTACCGCTCAACCAAGTGGAGCGGATCGAGAAGATCAAGAGCAAGGAGGTGGAGGTTGTCGGCGGTAAACGGGTCATGCAGTACCGCGGCGGCAGTCTGCCGCTGATGTGCATCGATGACGTGGCCATGGTCAAACCGCTGGCCGACCATGAGGATCTGTTGGTGGTGGTGTTCCACATCGCCTCGCATACCGTCGGGTTGCTGGCCATCGGCCCCATCGATGCCCTGGAGATTACTGCCGACATTGACGAATCGACCTTGAAACAGACGGGGATCATGGGCTCCGCCATCATCAACGGCCATACGACCATGCTGGTCAACGTCTTCGAGTTGACCCAGACCCTGCACCCGGAATGGTTCGAAAACCGCGAGGTGTTCGACTACGGGGACGGGTCCGGCCGCACGGCACCGACCATTCTCATTGCCGAAGACTCAAATTTCTTCAGAAATCAGGTCAAAGGCTATTTGACCGAAGCGGGCTATCAGGTGGTTGAGGCCGAAGACGGTCAAATCGCGTGGGATCTGCTGGTCGACCATCGCGACGAAGTGACCCTGGTCGTCACCGACATCGAGATGCCGAACCTCAACGGCCTGCAGTTGACCGAACGGATCAAGTCCGACAAACGTTTTACCGGGCTGCCGGTAATCGCCCTGACCACTCTGGCCGGTGAGGAAGACGTGGCCCGAGGCAGAGCGGTTGGCGTTGACGAGTATCACATTAAACTGGACAAGGAACGATTGATGGCCGCCGTTCACGATTACGTGAAACGTCGCCATTGACCGATATTTCGACAACCTGCTGGATTGCCTAGCAAATGACGGACCTGAGGGCGCCGCACCAAGACATTATGACCAAAAAGAAAATCGATACCACCAAACGCTTGATTGAACTCGCCACCTTTTACGTGGGCGATGCGCTCTGCGGGATGGACATCCTCAAGGTTCAGGAGATCAACAAACTGACTCAGATGACCAAAGTCCCGCAGGCGCCCGATTACGTGCTGGGGATTCTCAACCTCAGGGGGCAGATCGTCACCATCATCGATCTGGGTAAAAAGATCGGGCTCGGTGAGACTGAATTGTCACCCGATTCGCGCAATATCATCGTCAACGACGCCAGCGGTCACGTGGGCCTGCTGGTGCGACAAATCAGTGATGTGGTGACCGCCGACATGGAACGCCGCGAACCCGCTCCGGCCAACATGCACGGTATTCAAGGCGAATACTTTACCGGAGTCTACAAGACGGAAAACACGCTGATCGGTATTCTCGACGTCGAGAAGGTCCTCAGTATCGAGGAATAATCAGGTACTATGAGACCAGTTCGAACCATTCGCGTTCTCGTCGTCGATGATACCATCGTCTATCGCAAGGCGGTTTCCGACATCATCGAAGAGATTCCGGGAGCCGAGCTGGCGGGCGTGGCCCATAACGGCAAGATCGCCATGGCCAAGATCGCCAGCCTCAAGCCGGATCTGATCACCCTGGACATCGAGATGCCGGTGATGAACGGTATCGAGGTGCTGCAGGAGATCAAAAGGCAGCGCCTCGATATCGGCGTGATCATGCTCTCCACCTTGACCGCCGAGGGCAGCGACATGACCCTGCGGGCGCTCGAACTCGGGGCTTTCGATTTTATCCTCAAGCCGCAGCAGAGCGCCAACCAGCAGGAAGGTAAACGGCAGCTCAAGAGCCTGCTGCAGCCGATGATCGAGGCCTTCGCCCGCTCCAAGACCGCCGCCCACCTGCTCACCGGCCGCTCCCCGAGCCAGCGTCCGGTGCCGGTGAAACGTCCGATTCCGGCCCCGGCAGCAACGGACCAACGGACCGGCTTCCAGGCCAGAGTATCGGAGCGGCGCTCCAGATCGGAAATCGTCGTCATCGGCGTATCCACCGGCGGCCCCAACGCTCTTGGTCAGGTATTGCCCGGATTGCCCGCCGATCTGGGGGTCCCGGTGCTTATCGTGCAACACATGCCGCCGGTGTTCACCAGATCACTGGCTGCCAGCCTCGACAAAAAATGTCCGCTGACCGTCAAGGAAGCAGTCGAACGGGAGCCGCTGCAGCCAAACGTCATCTACATCGCCCCGGGTGGCAAACAGATGAAAATCATCGCCGCCGCCGACGGTGCCAATCGCATTATCAAGATTACCGACGACCCACCGGAAAATTCCTGCAAACCATCGGTGGACTATCTCTTTCGCTCGATCGGCGACTATTACGTCAACCGCGCCACGGCCGTGATCATGACCGGCATGGGGTCGGACGGCACCAAGGGGTTGCAGGTGCTGAGAAACAAAGGGACGAGGATAATCGCCCAGAACGAGGAGACCTGTGTCGTGTTCGGTATGCCCAAGGCACCCATCGAGTTGGGCCTGGTGGACACCATCGTGCCGCTGAACCGGATCGCGGATGAAATAGTCAAGAGCGTCAAAATGTGATGCGGGCCGGCGACCTCTCATGCTAAAGATCCAGCCCCATGAACTGAAGGCCATAGCCCAGTATATCCACAGCATATCAGGCATCTATCTAGACCAGAGCAAATCCTACCTGTTTGAAACCAGGCTTGGGTCGCTGGCCGAGAAACTCGGCTGTGCGTCGTTTCAAGACCTGTATAACAAGGCTCGAACCGATTCCACCAAGTCCCTCGAGCGCTCGATTATCGATGCCATCTCCACCAACGAGACGCTCTTTTTCCGGGACAAATCGCCCTTCGAACTACTCCAGCACAAAATTCTGCCGGAGATGATCGACGCCCGCACTCCTTCAGCCCCGCAATTGAAGGTGCCGATCAAGATCTGGAGCGCCGCGGCATCGACCGGACAGGAACTGTACTCCATCGCCATCGTCATCAAGGAATTGATCAGGGACCTCTCCAGATACCAGTTCACCCTCCTCGGCACCGATATCTCCGATGCCGCCCTGGCGCAAGCCAGTTACGGCAAGTATAACCGCTTCGAAATAGAGCGCGGTCTCGACCAGCGCTATCTGCAACGCTATTTCACGTTGTTTGGCGACTCCTGGAAAATCAAGGACGAGATCCGGTCCATGGTCAGTTTTCGCAAGCACAATCTGATGCAGCCGTTCACGTCCGTCGGCAAGTTCGACGTCATTTTCTGCCGCAACGTGGCCATTTATTTCACCCTGGAAGACCGCAAAGCGCTGTTCAACCGCTTGGCCGACAATCTCGCCGACGACGGGTTCCTGGTGATCGGTTCCACCGAATCTCTCACCGGCATCTGCCCCCGCTTCGTTCCGAAACGCCACCTGCGAACCATCTTCTACCAGAAGAAATAGCAACGAGGTGACTGTATGGAAAATCTGACGATCCTGGTAGTAGACGATGATCCCGTCATCAGAAGACTCCTGGAGCAACGGCTGGTGAAGCAGCACTATCAGGTGGCTGTCGCTGGAGACGGTGTTCAGGCCGAAGCGCTGTTGCAGGAACGACCCTTCGACGTGGTACTCACCGATTTGATGATGCCCGGAGGGGTCGGCGGCATCGAAGTCCTGGAGATCGCGAAGAAACTCCATCCGCACAGCGAAGTGGTTCTGATCACTGCCCATTCATCGGTGGGAACGGCCGTGGAGGCGATGAAAAAAGGAGCCGCTGATTACCTGGAAAAACCGATCAATTTCGATGAATTGTTCCTTC encodes the following:
- a CDS encoding hybrid sensor histidine kinase/response regulator, whose product is MHIEDDEILQGFIEESLEHLADIETDLLAIEETAENIDDDLVNKVFRAAHSIKGGAGFMGLTTIQELSHAMENVLGMIRGKTLVPTPEIINVLLLASDQLQQMIEDIQNSNEVDIKSHLIPLNAIANGEFSAAATPGKRQVRASQATAEEASSPNDPPAASGANESSAPTTTFQTETEPDRAPAGLDRSEQDDANDPLDVEQQEELFDDSGVFSPLEHLTPGNSAKENGSAAKGKVETSIRVHVSLLDQLMTLAGELVLSRNQLLQTIGGEDFRNMEAVGQRIDLITSELQEAIMLTRMQPIGNVFNKFPRVVRDLSKKLGKKIDLTIIGKDVELDKTIIEAINDPLTHLVRNSVDHGIEMPEERKKLGKSESGVVVLKAFHEAGQVVIEIIDDGRGIDGDALAASAVNKGLLTVEQTQAMSEKEKVNLIFLPGFSTAKQVTDVSGRGVGMDVVKTNLDQLGGHVDIISEVGQGTTISVKLPLTLAIIPCQIIMTGGERYAIPQVNLEELLRIPAHQVKERIERVGTAEVVRLRGNLLPLIRLADVIGADRTYYDPMEDSFKRDRRKQISDRRSQESPLFRDKDKKQDESAAESKRPSRALSDRRVSPASALNIVVVSTGSIKYGLIVDKLQDSEEIVIKPLGRHLQQCKGYAGATIMGDGRIALILDVSNLARMAKLTSVDGSDRATELALAAEEAGKARKDRQALLVFRSADDEQFAVPLNQVERIEKIKSKEVEVVGGKRVMQYRGGSLPLMCIDDVAMVKPLADHEDLLVVVFHIASHTVGLLAIGPIDALEITADIDESTLKQTGIMGSAIINGHTTMLVNVFELTQTLHPEWFENREVFDYGDGSGRTAPTILIAEDSNFFRNQVKGYLTEAGYQVVEAEDGQIAWDLLVDHRDEVTLVVTDIEMPNLNGLQLTERIKSDKRFTGLPVIALTTLAGEEDVARGRAVGVDEYHIKLDKERLMAAVHDYVKRRH
- a CDS encoding chemotaxis protein CheW, with the translated sequence MTKKKIDTTKRLIELATFYVGDALCGMDILKVQEINKLTQMTKVPQAPDYVLGILNLRGQIVTIIDLGKKIGLGETELSPDSRNIIVNDASGHVGLLVRQISDVVTADMERREPAPANMHGIQGEYFTGVYKTENTLIGILDVEKVLSIEE
- a CDS encoding protein-glutamate methylesterase/protein-glutamine glutaminase; translated protein: MRPVRTIRVLVVDDTIVYRKAVSDIIEEIPGAELAGVAHNGKIAMAKIASLKPDLITLDIEMPVMNGIEVLQEIKRQRLDIGVIMLSTLTAEGSDMTLRALELGAFDFILKPQQSANQQEGKRQLKSLLQPMIEAFARSKTAAHLLTGRSPSQRPVPVKRPIPAPAATDQRTGFQARVSERRSRSEIVVIGVSTGGPNALGQVLPGLPADLGVPVLIVQHMPPVFTRSLAASLDKKCPLTVKEAVEREPLQPNVIYIAPGGKQMKIIAAADGANRIIKITDDPPENSCKPSVDYLFRSIGDYYVNRATAVIMTGMGSDGTKGLQVLRNKGTRIIAQNEETCVVFGMPKAPIELGLVDTIVPLNRIADEIVKSVKM
- a CDS encoding CheR family methyltransferase translates to MLKIQPHELKAIAQYIHSISGIYLDQSKSYLFETRLGSLAEKLGCASFQDLYNKARTDSTKSLERSIIDAISTNETLFFRDKSPFELLQHKILPEMIDARTPSAPQLKVPIKIWSAAASTGQELYSIAIVIKELIRDLSRYQFTLLGTDISDAALAQASYGKYNRFEIERGLDQRYLQRYFTLFGDSWKIKDEIRSMVSFRKHNLMQPFTSVGKFDVIFCRNVAIYFTLEDRKALFNRLADNLADDGFLVIGSTESLTGICPRFVPKRHLRTIFYQKK
- a CDS encoding response regulator, coding for MENLTILVVDDDPVIRRLLEQRLVKQHYQVAVAGDGVQAEALLQERPFDVVLTDLMMPGGVGGIEVLEIAKKLHPHSEVVLITAHSSVGTAVEAMKKGAADYLEKPINFDELFLRLDKIANLKTILRSAQDLEQAMTVTETAASQTIQDLEMAVSRKQQAIDAVEDLLSDRSLPEDERIYRALGILAESGH